One genomic segment of Fervidobacterium pennivorans includes these proteins:
- a CDS encoding cob(I)yrinic acid a,c-diamide adenosyltransferase: protein MSITTKTGDMGETSLANGERISKAHLRVESYGTVDELNSFLGLVKHFLPDYEREIVEQVQRDLFRLAAELAKGEKFVRLINDEDVETLTKYVHTYEETVKLDSFVLPGETIPSAYLDVCRTIARRAERLVVRLSEQEQVRPEIIKYLNRLSDLLYIMARFVEGKHLTKIRGSEL, encoded by the coding sequence ATGTCAATTACGACGAAAACTGGCGATATGGGAGAAACAAGTCTTGCAAACGGAGAACGCATATCAAAAGCACATCTTAGGGTTGAAAGCTATGGTACTGTTGACGAATTGAACTCATTTTTGGGGCTGGTCAAGCATTTCTTACCCGATTACGAAAGGGAAATCGTAGAACAGGTCCAAAGGGACCTTTTTAGACTGGCAGCCGAACTGGCAAAAGGAGAAAAATTTGTCAGGTTGATAAATGACGAAGACGTTGAAACGCTTACGAAATATGTTCACACCTATGAGGAAACTGTAAAACTTGATTCTTTCGTCCTACCGGGCGAAACTATTCCAAGCGCTTATTTAGATGTATGCAGAACAATTGCAAGGCGAGCAGAACGGCTCGTCGTACGTCTTTCAGAACAAGAACAAGTAAGACCAGAAATTATAAAGTATCTGAATCGTCTCTCTGATTTGCTTTACATAATGGCTCGTTTCGTAGAAGGTAAACACTTAACAAAGATAAGGGGAAGTGAATTATGA
- the hutH gene encoding histidine ammonia-lyase: MKMSSTVNAPHVTIDGEHLTLEDVHLVSREHAQVAISLEAYEKVKKSREIVQRFLDVGKPIYGVNTGFGALANIRISKEKLKELQKNIILSHSAGVGNYLPEDFVRAIILIRANALAKGLSGVRPIVVEKLVELLNKKITPAVPEIGSVGASGDLAPLSHIAMVLIGEGKIVRDGKAVLFNPSDYGFQPIHLEEKEGLSLINGTQFMAAHLALIVRDLEKLMKIATLIAASSVDVLFGTPAAFDERIQLARPHPGQIKVAQMLREFLDGSQIRESHKNCGKVQDAYTLRTIPQVYGAVLDTIEWVKEVVQREINSATDNPLVFEDGIVSGGNFHGEPLALCADYLSIALTSMGNMIERRIDRLVNPKVNEGLPPFLAGGEEGLNSGYMIWQYTAAAICNENKVLSHPASADSIPTSAYQEDHVSMGANAVRKLRKIFDNIVSLISIEAMLVSVALDSRRPLRSSCKIEDFYGKINVRLSEDRYFGENFEKVKEVILKEVFS, encoded by the coding sequence ATGAAAATGTCAAGTACTGTAAACGCTCCCCATGTTACAATAGACGGTGAACATCTAACTTTGGAAGATGTTCATCTTGTAAGTCGGGAGCATGCCCAAGTTGCGATATCTTTAGAAGCTTACGAAAAAGTAAAAAAAAGTAGAGAAATTGTTCAAAGGTTTCTTGACGTGGGCAAACCCATATACGGTGTCAACACGGGATTTGGCGCGCTAGCAAATATTCGAATATCAAAGGAAAAACTCAAAGAGCTACAAAAAAACATAATTCTCTCACACTCTGCAGGTGTAGGTAATTATCTTCCTGAAGACTTCGTGAGAGCAATTATATTAATAAGAGCCAACGCATTAGCTAAAGGACTCAGTGGTGTTAGACCGATAGTTGTGGAAAAACTCGTGGAGCTCTTGAACAAAAAAATAACGCCTGCTGTTCCGGAAATAGGTTCAGTTGGCGCAAGTGGTGATTTAGCTCCCTTATCGCACATTGCAATGGTATTAATTGGGGAAGGAAAAATCGTCAGAGATGGAAAAGCTGTTCTCTTCAATCCCTCAGATTATGGTTTCCAACCAATACATTTGGAAGAAAAAGAAGGTTTAAGTTTGATAAACGGGACTCAGTTCATGGCAGCACACTTAGCTTTAATCGTACGTGACTTAGAAAAACTTATGAAGATAGCCACCTTAATTGCCGCTTCAAGTGTCGATGTACTTTTCGGAACTCCTGCAGCATTCGACGAAAGAATACAGCTCGCGAGACCGCATCCAGGTCAGATAAAAGTTGCACAGATGCTCAGGGAGTTTCTCGACGGAAGTCAAATCAGAGAGAGCCACAAAAACTGTGGGAAAGTGCAGGATGCTTACACACTGAGAACGATACCTCAAGTTTACGGAGCGGTCTTGGATACTATCGAATGGGTTAAAGAAGTTGTCCAGCGTGAAATTAACTCTGCTACTGACAATCCTTTAGTTTTCGAAGATGGAATCGTCAGTGGTGGCAATTTCCATGGAGAACCTTTGGCTCTTTGCGCAGATTACTTATCAATCGCATTAACTTCGATGGGAAATATGATAGAAAGGAGAATTGATAGATTAGTTAATCCAAAGGTCAACGAAGGTCTACCACCGTTCCTTGCTGGTGGCGAAGAAGGTCTAAACAGCGGTTATATGATTTGGCAATACACGGCTGCTGCCATATGTAACGAAAACAAGGTCCTTTCTCATCCAGCAAGTGCTGATTCTATACCGACTTCAGCTTATCAAGAAGATCACGTTAGTATGGGAGCTAATGCGGTTAGAAAGCTTAGGAAAATCTTTGACAACATTGTCTCACTAATTAGCATTGAAGCGATGCTTGTTTCTGTTGCCTTAGATTCGCGAAGACCCTTAAGGAGTTCTTGTAAAATTGAAGATTTTTATGGTAAAATTAATGTAAGATTATCAGAAGATAGATATTTTGGTGA